One stretch of Pseudomonadota bacterium DNA includes these proteins:
- a CDS encoding efflux RND transporter permease subunit: MRLIDIATQRRVTIMMFTVAVIMFGMVSLSRLKVNLLPDLSYPTMTVRTNLTGAAPIEVESLITKPVEEAVGVIKNVRRVRSVSRSGQSDVVLEFAWGTDMDIAGVDVREKLDILQLPLEASRSMLLRFDPSSEPVMRLALIEAPDAEIKFQNAEDRLKALRRFAEERLKTDLEASDGTAAVKTSGGLEDEIQVLVDQRRLAQLGLSIETVTRRIREENVNLSGGRLEQGSQRFLVRTINEFQNIDEIADAIVANVDGRIIYMRDIAEIKRGFKEREAITRVDGQESVELGIYKEGDANTVQVANRIKQRLKNIEADLPDNMKLITIYDQSTFISNAISQVRSAALWGGLLAILVLYFFLRDARATFIIGAAIPVSVVGTFLMMHSSQISLNIMSLGGIALAIGMLVDNSIVVLENIVRKKESGLPAMQAARDGTSEVATAVIASTLTTVAVFFPMVFVSGIAGQLFKDQALTVTFALMFSLIVALTLIPMLAAMGAGGRFADATDKRPPALLTRGIGFVVRMFRKFFSLIAWVMNKLLRPGVWLFQGFYRALAGVYPGMLAWSLRRRWLVILIASGIFAGTMSLVPRLGSELIPQLAQGEFFVDVRLPPGSPLSQTDRSFRTVEQALAEDDSVQLTYSVAGTGNRLDANPVDSGEHTGKFSVKMKPGSTRLLEERTIDSMRQKLQALPGVQYEFGRPTLFSFSTPVEVEVSGFDIDQINSVSNQIQQAMAASSRFIDIKTTVESGNPEIQIVFDQERAANLGLVVRDIANRVVSNIRGDVATRYTWRDRKIDVLVRSVDTSKASVADIRNLIVNPASDRPIPLEAIADISLASGPAEIRRVDQSRVAIISANLAFGDLGAAAAELQGIIDATPLPAGIGVQITGQNEEMQASMRSMQFTLLLAVFLVYLVMASQFESLIHPFVILLTIPLALVGAVLALFVTGTPINVVAFIGVIMLAGIVVNNAIVLVDMINKLREAGMEKTAAIIEAGKARLRPILMTTMTTTLGLLPMAIGFGEGAEVRTPMAITVIGGLLTSTLLTLIVIPAVYSLMDRRPAPISAAEPGLV; the protein is encoded by the coding sequence ATGCGACTTATTGATATTGCCACCCAGCGCCGAGTGACCATCATGATGTTCACTGTGGCGGTCATCATGTTCGGCATGGTTTCGCTGTCCCGGCTCAAGGTCAATCTTCTGCCAGACCTCTCTTATCCCACCATGACAGTCCGTACTAATTTAACCGGCGCGGCGCCAATCGAGGTCGAAAGCCTGATTACCAAACCGGTCGAAGAGGCGGTGGGCGTAATCAAGAATGTCCGCCGGGTCCGGTCTGTGTCCCGCTCGGGCCAATCCGATGTCGTACTCGAGTTTGCCTGGGGCACCGATATGGACATCGCCGGTGTGGATGTCAGGGAAAAACTCGACATCCTGCAACTCCCGTTGGAAGCCAGCCGTTCGATGCTCCTGCGATTCGACCCGTCGAGCGAGCCGGTCATGCGCCTGGCGCTGATCGAGGCCCCGGATGCCGAGATCAAGTTTCAAAATGCCGAAGACCGCCTGAAGGCCCTGCGCCGTTTTGCCGAAGAACGGCTAAAAACGGATCTCGAGGCCAGCGATGGCACGGCTGCGGTCAAGACCAGCGGCGGCCTCGAAGACGAAATTCAGGTCCTGGTCGATCAGCGTCGGCTCGCTCAGCTCGGATTGTCCATCGAAACCGTCACCCGCAGAATCCGCGAGGAGAACGTCAACTTGTCCGGCGGGCGGCTCGAACAAGGATCGCAAAGATTCCTCGTCCGCACCATCAATGAATTCCAGAACATCGATGAAATCGCCGACGCCATCGTTGCCAACGTCGATGGCCGCATCATTTATATGCGTGACATCGCGGAGATCAAACGCGGTTTCAAGGAACGGGAGGCAATTACCAGGGTCGATGGCCAGGAGTCCGTGGAACTGGGGATTTACAAAGAAGGTGACGCAAATACGGTCCAGGTGGCCAATCGAATCAAGCAACGATTGAAAAATATCGAAGCAGACCTGCCCGACAACATGAAACTGATCACGATTTACGATCAGTCCACATTTATTTCCAACGCAATTTCCCAGGTTCGCTCAGCCGCACTTTGGGGTGGCCTGCTGGCCATCCTGGTGTTGTATTTTTTCCTTCGTGACGCACGCGCGACCTTTATTATCGGCGCCGCGATCCCGGTTTCGGTCGTCGGCACATTCTTGATGATGCACAGCAGCCAAATATCGCTGAATATCATGTCACTGGGGGGTATTGCGCTGGCGATCGGCATGCTGGTCGATAATTCGATCGTCGTTCTGGAAAATATCGTCAGAAAGAAGGAATCGGGTTTGCCGGCGATGCAGGCGGCTCGCGATGGAACCAGCGAGGTCGCCACCGCCGTTATCGCTTCAACCCTGACCACGGTCGCCGTATTCTTCCCGATGGTCTTTGTCAGCGGTATCGCCGGCCAGCTTTTCAAGGACCAGGCGCTGACCGTGACTTTCGCCCTGATGTTCTCGCTGATCGTCGCCCTGACCCTGATCCCGATGCTGGCGGCGATGGGCGCAGGTGGGCGCTTCGCCGACGCCACCGATAAGCGCCCGCCGGCGCTGCTAACGCGTGGCATCGGGTTCGTGGTTCGAATGTTTCGCAAGTTTTTCTCGCTGATCGCCTGGGTGATGAACAAGCTGTTGCGCCCGGGGGTGTGGCTTTTCCAGGGTTTTTACCGCGCGCTGGCCGGCGTTTACCCGGGGATGCTGGCTTGGTCGCTGCGCCGCCGCTGGCTGGTTATCCTGATTGCAAGCGGCATCTTTGCAGGGACCATGTCGCTGGTACCGAGACTGGGCAGCGAACTGATACCACAGCTTGCACAAGGCGAGTTTTTCGTCGATGTACGCCTGCCGCCTGGGTCTCCGCTGAGTCAGACGGACCGGAGCTTCAGGACGGTCGAACAAGCGCTAGCCGAAGACGATTCGGTTCAACTGACCTACTCGGTCGCCGGAACCGGCAACCGGCTGGATGCCAACCCGGTCGATTCGGGCGAACACACCGGAAAATTCAGCGTGAAAATGAAACCGGGAAGTACCCGGTTGCTCGAGGAGCGGACAATCGACTCCATGCGGCAAAAACTGCAAGCACTTCCCGGGGTTCAGTACGAGTTTGGCCGGCCCACCCTGTTCAGTTTCAGCACACCCGTGGAAGTCGAAGTCTCGGGCTTTGATATTGACCAGATAAACTCGGTGAGCAATCAGATTCAGCAGGCCATGGCCGCGTCCAGCCGATTCATCGACATCAAAACAACGGTCGAATCGGGGAACCCGGAAATCCAGATTGTTTTTGACCAGGAACGGGCCGCTAACCTGGGCCTCGTCGTACGCGATATTGCCAATCGCGTCGTGTCGAACATTCGTGGCGATGTCGCTACGCGATATACCTGGAGAGACCGCAAGATCGATGTCCTGGTTCGCAGTGTCGATACCAGCAAGGCATCGGTCGCGGACATCCGTAACCTGATCGTCAACCCGGCCAGCGACCGCCCGATCCCACTGGAGGCGATCGCCGACATCAGCCTGGCGAGCGGACCAGCCGAGATCCGGCGGGTCGACCAGTCGCGCGTCGCAATCATATCGGCCAACCTGGCCTTTGGAGACCTGGGGGCCGCCGCCGCCGAATTACAGGGAATTATCGATGCGACTCCGTTGCCCGCCGGAATCGGCGTACAAATCACCGGCCAGAACGAGGAAATGCAGGCCTCCATGCGATCGATGCAATTCACGCTTTTGCTCGCCGTTTTTCTGGTTTACCTGGTGATGGCATCTCAGTTTGAATCGCTGATCCATCCTTTCGTCATCCTGCTTACAATTCCGCTGGCGCTGGTGGGTGCGGTGCTCGCCCTGTTTGTCACCGGCACGCCGATCAACGTCGTTGCATTTATCGGCGTAATCATGCTGGCCGGAATCGTCGTCAACAATGCCATCGTCCTGGTCGACATGATCAATAAACTACGCGAGGCCGGCATGGAAAAGACTGCCGCCATCATCGAAGCGGGCAAGGCGCGATTGCGGCCCATCCTGATGACGACGATGACCACGACGCTCGGCCTGTTGCCAATGGCGATCGGATTTGGCGAGGGTGCGGAAGTGCGCACACCGATGGCAATCACCGTCATTGGCGGTTTGCTGACCTCGACCCTGCTGACGCTTATCGTGATCCCGGCCGTCTATTCATTGATGGATCGCAGACCCGCACCGATATCGGCGGCAGAACCCGGGCTGGTTTGA
- a CDS encoding efflux RND transporter periplasmic adaptor subunit, producing the protein MRIRPLYRRVLFLLPLMVLGACEMQASGDDDKDAADEEETAAIPVEVGHPTRGDIFAVYSATAALEADGEAEVVAKVGGEIVELLVEEGDIVKSGQILARLDGDRLRLEAQQARANLSKLEQEHKRNTDLRERGLISADAFENIRYEMDSLRAAYNMARLELSYTEIKAPIDGVVADRYVKLGNTISADEPVFHISDMNPLLGYLHVPEREFRKLRPGQPVRISVDAIPEKTFSGVVARISPTVSPETGTFKVTVEVAASEGQLKPGMFGRFNIVFDQREQAILVHRSAIIVGDLDTVVYVIEDGVARRRPITTGYTSDGNIEILEGLTGDEEIVIVGQSGLKDGTRISIVNPASG; encoded by the coding sequence ATGCGTATCCGGCCATTGTATCGACGGGTGCTTTTTCTACTACCGCTGATGGTCCTTGGCGCATGCGAAATGCAAGCCAGCGGCGATGACGACAAGGACGCGGCCGATGAAGAAGAGACTGCCGCCATCCCGGTGGAAGTGGGCCACCCGACCCGCGGTGACATTTTCGCCGTCTACTCAGCAACGGCGGCCCTCGAGGCCGATGGCGAAGCCGAAGTAGTCGCCAAGGTCGGCGGAGAAATCGTCGAATTGCTGGTCGAAGAAGGCGATATCGTCAAATCCGGCCAGATACTCGCGCGTTTGGATGGCGACCGTCTGCGCCTGGAAGCCCAACAGGCAAGAGCCAATCTTTCAAAGTTGGAACAAGAACACAAAAGAAACACGGACCTCCGTGAACGGGGTCTGATCAGCGCGGACGCGTTCGAAAATATCAGGTACGAAATGGACTCGCTCAGAGCCGCTTACAATATGGCTCGCCTGGAGCTCAGTTACACCGAGATCAAGGCACCCATAGACGGTGTAGTCGCGGATCGATATGTCAAACTTGGCAACACGATCAGTGCCGATGAACCGGTATTTCACATCAGCGACATGAATCCCCTGCTGGGATATCTGCACGTTCCCGAACGCGAATTTCGCAAACTGCGCCCGGGGCAACCGGTCAGGATATCCGTCGACGCCATACCGGAAAAAACCTTTTCCGGCGTGGTAGCCAGGATAAGCCCGACCGTCTCGCCCGAAACCGGCACCTTCAAAGTCACTGTTGAAGTGGCGGCAAGCGAGGGTCAACTGAAGCCGGGTATGTTCGGTCGCTTCAACATTGTTTTCGACCAGCGCGAACAGGCGATTCTGGTTCACCGCTCCGCGATCATCGTAGGCGACTTGGACACTGTTGTTTATGTCATTGAGGATGGAGTAGCGCGCCGCCGCCCGATCACTACGGGCTATACCAGCGATGGAAATATTGAAATCCTGGAAGGCCTGACAGGAGACGAAGAGATCGTCATTGTCGGCCAGTCCGGTCTGAAAGACGGCACCAGGATTTCGATAGTCAACCCCGCCAGCGGTTGA